From the genome of Thauera chlorobenzoica:
TCCCCGCGAGCAACCGCGAGAAGCCCCCCGCGCTGCCGGCGGAGGACCCCGCCGAACGTCTCGATCACTCGCTCGACACCCTGGTGCCGAGCAACCCCAACCAGCCTTATGACATGAAGGAGCTGATCGTCAAGATGGTCGACGACGGCGACTTCTTCGAACTCCAGCCCGACTATGCGCGCAACATCATCATCGGCTTCGCCCGCATGGAAGGCGCGCCGGTGGGCATCGTCGCCAACCAGCCGCTGGTGCTCGCCGGCTGCCTCGACATCAAGAGCTCGATCAAGGCGGCGCGCTTCGTGCGCTTCTGCGATGCGTTCAACATCCCGGTGGTGACCCTTGTCGATGTGCCCGGCTTCATGCCCGGCACCGCCCAGGAATACGGCGGCATCATCAAGCACGGCGCCAAGCTGCTCTACGCCTACGCCGAATGCACCGTGCCGAAGGTCACCGTGATCACGCGCAAGGCCTATGGCGGCGCCTACGACGTGATGAGCTCGAAGCACCTGCGCGGCGACGTCAATTTCGCCTGGCCGACCGCCGAGATCGCGGTGATGGGGCCGAAGGGCGCGGTGGAGATCATCTTCCGCGAGGAAAAGAACGACCCCGCCAAGCTCGCCGCGCGTGAAGCCGAGTACAAGCGCCGCTTCGCCAACCCCTTCGTCGCCGGCGCGCGCGGCTTCATCGACGACGTGATCATGCCGCACGAGACGCGCAAGCGCGTGTGCCGCTCGCTGGCGATGCTCAAGGACAAGCAGCTCGACAACCCGTGGCGCAAGCACGGCAACATTCCGCTCTGATCCGCGCATGAGGAATATCTACATGTTCAAGAAAATCCTGATTGCCAACCGCGGGGACCAGCCGCGCAGCGGCGCAGCGACGAAGTCAAATTGCCTGGCGGGCGAAGCACGCTGCGATTTCACCGCGGAGGTGGCGCATGTTTAAGAAGATCCTGATTGCAAACCGCGGTGAAATCGCCTGCCGCGTGATCAAGACCGCCCGCAAGATGGGCATCGCCACCGTCGCGGTCCATTCCGAGGCCGACCAGGACGCACTCTTCGTCGAGCTCGCCGACGAGGCCGTGTGCATCGGCCCGGCGCCGTCGAAAGAGTCCTACCTGGTGATGGACAAGATCATCGCCGCCTGCAAGCAGACGGGCGCCGAAGCGGTCCATCCGGGCTACGGCTTCCTGTCGGAGAACGCCGAGTTCTCGCGCCGCCTGGAAGAGGAAGGGATCAAGTTCATCGGCCCGAAGCACTATTCGGTGGCCAAGATGGGCGACAAGATCGAGTCGAAGAAGCTCGCGATCGAAGCCGGTGTGAACACCATTCCCGGCTACAACGACGCGATCGCCGGCCCGGCCGAGGCGGTCGAGATCGCGAAGAAGATCGGCTATCCGGTGATGATCAAGGCCTCTGCCGGCGGCGGCGGCAAGGGCCTGCGGGTGGCGTTCAGCGACGAGGAGGCCTTCGAAGGCTTTGCTTCCTGCGTCAACGAAGCGCGCAACGCCTTCGGCGACGACCGCGTATTCATCGAGAAGTACGTCCTCGAGCCGCGCCACATCGAGATCCAGGTGCTGGGCGATGCGCACGGCAACTACGTGTACCTGAACGAGCGCGACTGCTCGATCCAGCGCCGCCACCAGAAGGTCATCGAGGAGGCGCCGAGTCCCTTCGTCGATCCCGCGATGCGCCGCGCGATGGGCGAGCAGGCGGTGGCGCTGGCGCGCGCGGTGAACTACGAGTCGGCCGGCACGGTCGAGTTCGTGGTGAGCGGCGCAACCAAGGAGTTCTACTTCCTCGAGATGAACACCCGCCTGCAGGTCGAGCATCCGGTCACCGAGCTGATCACCGGGCTGGACCTCGTCGAGCAGATGATCCGCGTCGCTGCCGGCGAGAGGCTGCCGCTCAGCCAGGCCGAGGTGAAGATCGACGGCTGGGCGATGGAATGCCGGATCAACGCCGAAGACCCGTTCCGCGGCTTCCTGCCCTCCACCGGGCGCCTGGTGAGGTTCCAGCCCCCGGCTGAAGTGCCGGGCCAGGTGCGCGTCGACACCGGCGTCTATGAAGGCGGCGAGATCTCGATGTTCTACGACTCGATGATCGCCAAGCTCATCGTCCATGGCGCCACCCGCGAGCAGGCCATCGAACGCATGCGCGACGCGCTCAACGCCTTCGTGATCCGCGGCATCAGCTCCAACATCCCGTTCCAGGCCGCGCTGCTGCAGCACCCGCGCTTCTGCTCGGGGCACTTCAACACCGGCTTCATCGCCGAGGAGTACCCGCGGGGCTTCGACGCCTCGATGGTGCCGCACGACGACCCGGTGCTGCTCGCTGCGGTCGCCACCTTCGCCCGGGTGCGTTACATCGAGCGTGCGACCCAGATCGAAGGCCAGCTTGCCGGGCACGGGCGCAAGGTCTCGCGCGAGTGGGTGGTGGTGATGGCCGGCCGGCAGTACCCGGTGAGCACCCGGCCGCTCGCAGGCGGGCTGGAGGTCATCCACGAAGGGCGTACCTACGCCATTGTTTCCGCATGGATCTTCGGCGACCTGCTGTTTACCGGCACTGTCAACGGCGCGCCCATCTGCCTGCAGATCGAGCGCCGCGGCCTGCGCTATCGCATCGCCCATTTCGGCCTTCAGGTCGAGCCGATGGTGATGACCCCGCGTGCCGCGCGCCTGCTCGCGCTGATGCCCGAGAAGCTGCCGCCCGACCTGTCGAAGTTCCTGCTGTCGCCGATGCCCGGCCTGCTGCGCGAAGTCGCGGTCGCCGAGGGGCAGGAGGTGAAGGCGGGCGAGAAGCTCGCGACCATCGAGGCGATGAAGATGGAGAACGTGCTCAAGGCCGAGCAGGACGGCAAGGTCAAAAAGATCGTCGCCCGCCCGGGGGCCAGCCTGTCGGTGGACGAGGTCATCATCGAGTTCGAGTGATCGCTGCCGTGAAACGGTTTTGATCGATGGGGAGGGAGGTCCGGGCCATGTGCCCGGGCGCCTGTCGGCAGAAGGCCTGCGCAAGCAGGCCTTTTTTTTCGATGCGCATCCGGCAGGGCGGATGCGCTCGATCGCACGCTGGCCTCGACGGCAGCGGAGCTGTTTGGGAGGGCGGTCCGGTGCCGTGGAACTTCACTCCGCACAGCTTGTCACATTTGCACAAAAGTATTTCGTCACATATGATGCAGATCGTCAATCTGCTCGCCGCACTCGCGGGAGCGTGAATAAACAGGACCCGAGGCTGGCATCCAGCCGTTTTCACGATCATTCCGGGTCTGCTCCGTTTTCCCTGCCGACTGCCAGACGTGGTTTTCCGTGTCCGGGCGCAGGTTTGTGGGCGCCGTAACCGCGCGCCCCTGCAAAACCCACAAGACCACACCAGGAGGACATCCCATGAGCGCTCAAGTGCAGGCTCTCCAGCCCCATCACATCCAGCCTCTCGCGCAGATCCCCCCCGCCGGTGTCGATTTCTTCGACCCCGTTCCATTCAAGGTGTACACCCAACGCGACCTCGAGCGTATCGCGCCGCTGGCCAGGCTGTCGCCCGAGCAGCGCTTCGAGATGAAGGTGGTGTCTTCGGTGCTGCCCTTCCGCGTCAACCAGTACGTCATCGACGAACTGATCGACTGGAGCAAGGTTCCCGACGACCCGATCTTCCAGCTCACTTTCCCGCAGCGCGGCATGCTCGCCCCCGAGCACTACGATCGCATCGCCGGGCTGATCCGCGGCGGCGCCGACAAGGCCGAACTGGAGCGGGCGGTGGGCGAAGTGCGCCATGCGCTGAACCCGCATCCGGCCGACCAGATGGAAATGAACATGCCGCGCGACGAGCACGGCAAGCGCCTCGAAGGCATGCAGCACAAGTACCGCGAGACGGTGCTGTTCTTCCCCACCCAGGGGCAGACCTGCCACAGTTACTGCAGCTTCTGCTTCCGCTGGGCGCAGTTCGTCGGTGACAAGGAGCTGCGCATCTGCTCGTCCGAGGCCGCCGAGCTGCACGGCTACCTGCGCCGCCACCCCGAAGTCACCGACCTGCTGGTCACCGGTGGCGACCCGATGGTGATGAAGACGCGCCACCTGCGCGACTTTCTCGAGCCCCTGCTGCAACCCGAGTTCGACCACGTCCAGACCATCCGCATCGGCTCCAAGGCGCTCACCTTCTGGCCGCACCGCTTCCTCGGCGCGGAGGACGCCGACGACCTGATCCGCCTGCTGACCCAGCTCGTCGAGGCCGGCAAGCATGTCGCCCTGATGGCGCACTACAACCACTGGAAGGAACTCGACACCGAGGCCGCGCAGGCCGCGATCCGCCGCATCCGCGGCACCGGCGCGGTGATCCGCGCCCAAGGGCCGCTGGTCGCGCACATCAACGACGACCCCGCGGTATGGGCGAAACTGTGGAAGCTGGAAGTGAAGCTCGGCCTGGTGCCCTACTACATGTTCGTCGAGCGCGACACCGGCGCGCGCAACTACTTCGAAGTGCCGCTGGTGCGCGCCTGGGAAATCTACCGCGAGGCCATGCAGCAGGTCTCCGGCCTCGCCCGTACCGCGCGCGGCCCGAGCATGAGCGCCAGCCCGGGCAAGGTCGAGATCCAGGGCGTCGCCGAGATCGCCGGCGAAAAAGTCTTCGTCCTGCGCTTCATCCAGGGGCGCAACCCCGACTGGGTGCAGCGCCCGTTCTTCGCCAGGTTCGACGACAAGGCGACCTGGCTCGACCAGCTCGTCCCCGCCTTCGGTGAGGAAAAATGGTTCTGGCAGGACGAGTACAAAGCGATCCGCGAGGAGCGGCTCGGCCACGCCGACTGAAGTGGCGGCACCCAGCAGCAGCCCCACCCGCTGCTCTGCTGTCCGCCGCTTCGCGGCTTCCTGGACGGCCCCGTCCCCGCCCCGATCCCGGGCGGACGGTGGCGTGCAGGTGAGCCCACCTCAGCCCGCCATGCGGGCAAACGCCGCCACCACTTCGGGCGGCGCCTGCACCAGCTCGATCAGCACGCCTTCTCCGCCGATGGGGAAGGCGTCGTTGCTTTTCGGGTGCACGAAGGTGATGTCGTAACCCGCTGCGCCGCGTCGGATTCCCCCTGGGGCGAAGCGCACACCGTTTGCGGTGAGCCAGTCCACCGCCTTGGGCAGGTCGTCCACCCACAGGCCGACGTGGTTGAGCGGGGTGGTGTGTACCGCCGGCTTCTTCTCCGCATCCAGCGGCTGCATCAGGTCCACTTCAACCTTGAATGGCCCGCTGCCGATCGCGCAGATGTCCTCGTCGACGTTCTCGCGCTCGGAAACGAAGTTGCCGGTGACTTCCAGCCCGAGCAGGTCGACCCACAAGGTCTTGAGCTTTTCCTTGCTCGGGCCGCCGATGGCGATCTGTTGAATGCCGAGAATCTTGAAAGGGCGTGGGGTCATGGCGGCTCCGATGCTTGTGATAAAGAATTCATAATTATAAACGGGGCGGAGATCCGAGTGTGCATGAGCCGGCACGGCGGAAGCAGAAGGTTGGCGCGCTCATTGAGGTTATCCTGATGAGGCCCCCGACGGATTCCGTGCCACCGGATCGGGCTCGCCGGGCAACTCTCCGGCGCCGCAGGGCGCGACGATCACGGTGCACAGGGCGCGAACATGAATGCACGTAATACCGAAGTCCTCGACTGGCTGCGCGCGCACCACACGATGACGCTGGCAACGCAGGGCGAACAGGGGGTGTGGGCGGCGGCGGTGTTTTACGCCAGCGACGGTTTCGACCTGTACTTTCTGTCCAAGCCGGGCGCCCGCCACAGCGGCAACATCGCGCGCGATGGGCGTGCCGCGGTGACCATCCAGGAGGACTGCTCCGACTGGCGTGAGGTCAAGGGCATCCAGGCCGAGGGCCATGTCGTGGAGCTGTCCGGCGAAGCGGCAGGGCAGGCGCGCGCGCTCTACGGGGCGAAATACCCCGTCGTCGGCACGCTCGCCGGTGCGCCGGCGGCGATCCTGCAGGCCCTGGCGAAGGTGCACTGGTACCGTTTCGTCCCCGAGCGGCTGTATTTCATCGACAACTCGCGCGGCTTCGGCCACCGGGACGAGATCGACTGCCGCGACGGCAGGCCATGATCCGCGCCGCCGCCGGATGCTGGCGCGCCACATCTCCTGCGCCGTGCGCGTCCGCGGCCGTCGCCACAGCGGTGGCGAAGGCGGGGCGGAATCTCTAGGATTACGGGGAGGCACGGCTTTCTGCCCGGAGGCGACCCCGATGAACGATCCGAGCGCCACAAGCAGACCTGCGGCGTACACGCCCAGGAACAAGGTCCGCTTCATCACCGCGACCGCGCTGTTCGACGGCCATGATGCCGCGATCAACATCGTGCGCCGGCTGCTGCAGGCGAGCGGGGTGGAGGTCATCCACCTCGGCCACAACCGCTCGGTCGAGGAGGTCGTGAGCACGGCGTTGCAGGAGGACGTGCACGGCATCGCGGTGAGCAGCTACCAGGGCGGGCACGTCGAGTTCTTCAAGTACCTGATCGACCTGCTCCGGGCCCGCGGCGGCGGCCACATCCAGGTGTTCGGCGGCGGCGGCGGGGTGATCGTGCCGGACGAAATCCGCGAACTGCACGCCTACGGCGTGGCGCGGGTGTTTTCGCCGGAGGACGGCGCGCGGATGGGGCTGCAGGGCATGATCGACCGCGTCGTCGAACGTGCCGACTTCGACCTTGCCGTGGGCGCGCCGCAGACCGCCGAAGCGATGCTGGAGGCCTTGACCGCGGGCGAGCGCGCGGCCCGCCTGCGCCACCTCGCGCGCATCATCACCGTGCTCGAAAACGGCGGCTGCGGTGCCGAGGCGAAGCAGGCGCTGTGCGCTGCCGCCGCGGCTGTCCGTACTCCCGTCCTCGGCATCACCGGCACCGGTGGCGCGGGCAAATCCTCCCTCACCGACGAGCTGGTGCGCCGCTTCCGCCTCGACTTCGACGACCAGCTCGAGATCGCCATCGTCTCCATCGACCCGTCGCGCAAGCGCACCGGCGGGGCGCTGCTGGGCGACCGCATCCGCATGAACGCGATCGCCCACGAGCGCATCTTCATGCGCTCGCTCGCCACCCGCGCCACCGCCTCGGAACTCTCGGCCGCGCTGCCCGAGGTGATCGCCGCGTGCAAGCTCGCCGGTTTCGACCTGGTCATCGTCGAGACCTCCGGCATCGGCCAGGGCAATGCCGCGATCGTCCCCTTCGTTGATCTGTCCCTCTACGTGATGACGCCCGAGTTCGGCGCGGCGAGCCAGCTGGAGAAGATCGACATGCTCGATTTCGCCGACTTCGTCGTGATCAACAAGTTCGACCGCCAGGGCGCGGTGGATGCGCTGCGCGACGTGTGCAAGCAGGTCCAGCGCAACCGCACGCGCTTCGACCAGCCGGCCGAGGCGATGCCGGTGTTCGGCACCGTGGCCGCGCGCTTCAATGATGACGGCGTCACCGCGCTGTACCAGGCCTTGCTGCCGGCGCTGGCGGAGCAGGGCTTCGACACGGTTCCGGACGCTGCGGCGGCCCGCCTGCCGGCGGTGGCGGTGAAGGCCTCTTCCGCCGGGCGTGCGGCGGTGCCGCCCGCGCGCGTGCGCTACCTCGCCGAGATCGCGGATACCGTGCGCGCGTATCGCGCCGAAGCCGGGCAGCAGGTACGCATCGCCCGTGAGCGCCAGGCGCTGAAGCTCGCCCGGGCGCTGTTCGCGCAGGGCGAGCCCTCGCTGCCGCTGGCGGCGTTCGATGCGCTGATCGCCGCCAAGGACGCCGAGCTCGCCCCCGCGGCGAAGGCCCTGCTCGAACAGTGGCCGGCGACCCGCGCCCGCCTTGCCGGCGCCGCCCCGCCCGATCCTGCTTCCGACGCTCCTCCCGTGCGCTCCAGCACGGACGAAGCCCGCCCCCGCCGGTTCCACGAAACCTTGTCGGGCAGCCGGATCCCCCGCGTCGCGCTGCCGCAGTTCGACGACGAAGGCGAGCTGCTGCGCTTCCTGCTGCAGGAAAACCTTCCCGGCGCCTTCCCGTTTACCGCCGGCGTGTTTCCCCTCAAGCGCGAAGGTGAAGACCCGACCCGGATGTTCGCCGGCGAAGGCGACGCCTTTCGCACCAACCGCCGCTTCAGGCAGCTGTGCGCGGGGATGGGGGCGCACCGGCTATCCACCGCGTTCGATTCGGTGACCCTGTACGGCTGCGATCCCGCGCTGCGTCCCGACATCTACGGCAAGATCGGCAACGCCGGCGTCAGCATCGCCACCCTCGACGACATGAAGGCGCTGTACGACGGCTTCGACCTGTGCGCGCCGACGACTTCGGTGTCGATGACGATCAACGGCCCCGCGCCGGCCATCCTCGCGTTCTTCTTCAACACCGCGATCGACCAGCAGGTGGCCCGCTTCGAGGCCGACCAGCGCCGCCCGCCGAGCGCCGACGAGTACCGCGAGATCGAGGCGCGGACCCTGGCGAGCGTGCGCGGCACGGTCCAGGCCGACATCCTGAAGGAAGACCAGGGCCAGAACACCTGCATCTTCTCGACCGAGTTCGCGCTGAAGATGATGGGCGACATCCAGGACTACTTCATCCACCACCAGGTGAAGAACTTCTACTCGGTGTCGATCTCGGGCTACCACATCGCCGAAGCGGGGGCGAACCCGATCACCCAGCTCGCGTTCACGCTGGCCAACGGCTTCACCTACGTCGAGTCCTACCTTGCGCGCGGCATGCACATCGACGACTTCGCCCCCAACCTGTCGTTCTTCTTTTCCAACGGCATGGACCCGGAATACGCCGTGATCGGGCGCGTCGCCCGCCGCATCTGGGCGGTGGCGATGCGGGACAAATACGGCGCGAACGAGCGCAGCCAGAAGCTGAAGTACCACGTGCAGACCTCGGGGCGCTCGCTCCATGCGCAGGAAATGGACTTCAACGATATCCGCACCACCTTGCAGGCGCTGATCGCGATCTACGACAACTGCAACTCGCTGCACACCAACGCCTTCGATGAGGCGGTCACCACCCCCACCGAAGCCTCGGTGCGGCGCGCGCTCGCGATCCAGCTCATCCTCAACCGCGAATGGGGACTGGCGAAAAACGAGAACCCCAACCAGGGCAGCTTCATCATCGACCAGCTCACCGACCTGGTCGAAGAGGCGGTGCTGCGCGAGTTCGATGCGCTCGCCGCCCGCGGCGGCGTGCTCGGGGCGATGGAGACCGGCTACCAGCGCGGCAGGATCCAGGAAGAATCGCTGCGCTACGAGCGCGGCAAGCATGACGGTTCGCTGCCGATCGTCGGCGTCAACACCTTCCTCGGCCCGCAGGGGGCGGTGCTCGCTCCTGCGCCCGCGCTGGCGCGCTCGACCGAGGCCGAAAAGCAGTCCCAGCTCGCCCGCCTCGCCGATTTCCACGCCCGCCATCAGGCCGCAGCGCCGCTCTGGCTCGCCCGGCTGCGACAGGCCGTGCTCGAAGAGCGCAACGTGTTCGAGGTGCTGATGGGCGCCGTGCGCCACTGCTCGCTGGGCCAGATCAGCGCGGCGCTGTACGAGGTTGGCGGCCAGTACCGGCGCAACATGTAGCCGGGCGGCCAAGGGTAGGGGGCTGCCCGGGGGCGGTTAGAATGCCGTTCCGACGACTCTGCGGCAAAGACGGGCGCGACCATGAACCTCACCACTCCGGCACTGCTCTTTCCGGCGATCTCGCTGCTGCTGCTCGCCTACACCAACCGCTTCCTCACCCTCGCCCAGGTCATCCGCCAGCTCAACGCCTCCACCGATCGCGCCGCGGCCCTGGTGCAGTGCCAGCTCCCCGGACTCAAGCGGCGCATCGCCCTGACCCAGTACATGCAGGGCTTCGGCGTGTTCAGCTTCCTGCTGTGCGCGCTGTCGATGTTCGCGCTGTTCCTCGATGCCGAGCTGCCCGGCAAATGGCTGTTCGGCGCCAGCATCCTGAGCCTGACGCTGTCGCTGGTGCTGTCGCTGGTCGAAGTGCTGATCTCCACCGAAGCGCTGTCGCTGGTGGTGA
Proteins encoded in this window:
- a CDS encoding acyl-CoA carboxylase subunit beta; protein product: MHDIIRQLEEKRGKARLGGGQKRIDAQHAKGKLSARERIELLLDDGSFEEWDMFKEHRCTDFGMDAEHTPGDGVVTGYGTINGRLVFVFSQDFTVFGGSLSETHAEKICKVMDHAMKVGAPVIGLNDSGGARIQEGVASLGGYADVFQRNVLASGVVPQISLIMGPCAGGAVYSPAMTDFIFMVKDSSYMFVTGPEVVKTVTHEEVSAEELGGAMTHSSKSGVADLAFENDVEALMMTRRLVGFIPASNREKPPALPAEDPAERLDHSLDTLVPSNPNQPYDMKELIVKMVDDGDFFELQPDYARNIIIGFARMEGAPVGIVANQPLVLAGCLDIKSSIKAARFVRFCDAFNIPVVTLVDVPGFMPGTAQEYGGIIKHGAKLLYAYAECTVPKVTVITRKAYGGAYDVMSSKHLRGDVNFAWPTAEIAVMGPKGAVEIIFREEKNDPAKLAAREAEYKRRFANPFVAGARGFIDDVIMPHETRKRVCRSLAMLKDKQLDNPWRKHGNIPL
- the accC gene encoding acetyl-CoA carboxylase biotin carboxylase subunit; the protein is MFKKILIANRGEIACRVIKTARKMGIATVAVHSEADQDALFVELADEAVCIGPAPSKESYLVMDKIIAACKQTGAEAVHPGYGFLSENAEFSRRLEEEGIKFIGPKHYSVAKMGDKIESKKLAIEAGVNTIPGYNDAIAGPAEAVEIAKKIGYPVMIKASAGGGGKGLRVAFSDEEAFEGFASCVNEARNAFGDDRVFIEKYVLEPRHIEIQVLGDAHGNYVYLNERDCSIQRRHQKVIEEAPSPFVDPAMRRAMGEQAVALARAVNYESAGTVEFVVSGATKEFYFLEMNTRLQVEHPVTELITGLDLVEQMIRVAAGERLPLSQAEVKIDGWAMECRINAEDPFRGFLPSTGRLVRFQPPAEVPGQVRVDTGVYEGGEISMFYDSMIAKLIVHGATREQAIERMRDALNAFVIRGISSNIPFQAALLQHPRFCSGHFNTGFIAEEYPRGFDASMVPHDDPVLLAAVATFARVRYIERATQIEGQLAGHGRKVSREWVVVMAGRQYPVSTRPLAGGLEVIHEGRTYAIVSAWIFGDLLFTGTVNGAPICLQIERRGLRYRIAHFGLQVEPMVMTPRAARLLALMPEKLPPDLSKFLLSPMPGLLREVAVAEGQEVKAGEKLATIEAMKMENVLKAEQDGKVKKIVARPGASLSVDEVIIEFE
- a CDS encoding KamA family radical SAM protein, which produces MSAQVQALQPHHIQPLAQIPPAGVDFFDPVPFKVYTQRDLERIAPLARLSPEQRFEMKVVSSVLPFRVNQYVIDELIDWSKVPDDPIFQLTFPQRGMLAPEHYDRIAGLIRGGADKAELERAVGEVRHALNPHPADQMEMNMPRDEHGKRLEGMQHKYRETVLFFPTQGQTCHSYCSFCFRWAQFVGDKELRICSSEAAELHGYLRRHPEVTDLLVTGGDPMVMKTRHLRDFLEPLLQPEFDHVQTIRIGSKALTFWPHRFLGAEDADDLIRLLTQLVEAGKHVALMAHYNHWKELDTEAAQAAIRRIRGTGAVIRAQGPLVAHINDDPAVWAKLWKLEVKLGLVPYYMFVERDTGARNYFEVPLVRAWEIYREAMQQVSGLARTARGPSMSASPGKVEIQGVAEIAGEKVFVLRFIQGRNPDWVQRPFFARFDDKATWLDQLVPAFGEEKWFWQDEYKAIREERLGHAD
- a CDS encoding VOC family protein; the protein is MTPRPFKILGIQQIAIGGPSKEKLKTLWVDLLGLEVTGNFVSERENVDEDICAIGSGPFKVEVDLMQPLDAEKKPAVHTTPLNHVGLWVDDLPKAVDWLTANGVRFAPGGIRRGAAGYDITFVHPKSNDAFPIGGEGVLIELVQAPPEVVAAFARMAG
- a CDS encoding pyridoxamine 5'-phosphate oxidase family protein translates to MNARNTEVLDWLRAHHTMTLATQGEQGVWAAAVFYASDGFDLYFLSKPGARHSGNIARDGRAAVTIQEDCSDWREVKGIQAEGHVVELSGEAAGQARALYGAKYPVVGTLAGAPAAILQALAKVHWYRFVPERLYFIDNSRGFGHRDEIDCRDGRP
- the icmF gene encoding fused isobutyryl-CoA mutase/GTPase IcmF produces the protein MNDPSATSRPAAYTPRNKVRFITATALFDGHDAAINIVRRLLQASGVEVIHLGHNRSVEEVVSTALQEDVHGIAVSSYQGGHVEFFKYLIDLLRARGGGHIQVFGGGGGVIVPDEIRELHAYGVARVFSPEDGARMGLQGMIDRVVERADFDLAVGAPQTAEAMLEALTAGERAARLRHLARIITVLENGGCGAEAKQALCAAAAAVRTPVLGITGTGGAGKSSLTDELVRRFRLDFDDQLEIAIVSIDPSRKRTGGALLGDRIRMNAIAHERIFMRSLATRATASELSAALPEVIAACKLAGFDLVIVETSGIGQGNAAIVPFVDLSLYVMTPEFGAASQLEKIDMLDFADFVVINKFDRQGAVDALRDVCKQVQRNRTRFDQPAEAMPVFGTVAARFNDDGVTALYQALLPALAEQGFDTVPDAAAARLPAVAVKASSAGRAAVPPARVRYLAEIADTVRAYRAEAGQQVRIARERQALKLARALFAQGEPSLPLAAFDALIAAKDAELAPAAKALLEQWPATRARLAGAAPPDPASDAPPVRSSTDEARPRRFHETLSGSRIPRVALPQFDDEGELLRFLLQENLPGAFPFTAGVFPLKREGEDPTRMFAGEGDAFRTNRRFRQLCAGMGAHRLSTAFDSVTLYGCDPALRPDIYGKIGNAGVSIATLDDMKALYDGFDLCAPTTSVSMTINGPAPAILAFFFNTAIDQQVARFEADQRRPPSADEYREIEARTLASVRGTVQADILKEDQGQNTCIFSTEFALKMMGDIQDYFIHHQVKNFYSVSISGYHIAEAGANPITQLAFTLANGFTYVESYLARGMHIDDFAPNLSFFFSNGMDPEYAVIGRVARRIWAVAMRDKYGANERSQKLKYHVQTSGRSLHAQEMDFNDIRTTLQALIAIYDNCNSLHTNAFDEAVTTPTEASVRRALAIQLILNREWGLAKNENPNQGSFIIDQLTDLVEEAVLREFDALAARGGVLGAMETGYQRGRIQEESLRYERGKHDGSLPIVGVNTFLGPQGAVLAPAPALARSTEAEKQSQLARLADFHARHQAAAPLWLARLRQAVLEERNVFEVLMGAVRHCSLGQISAALYEVGGQYRRNM
- a CDS encoding DUF2721 domain-containing protein gives rise to the protein MNLTTPALLFPAISLLLLAYTNRFLTLAQVIRQLNASTDRAAALVQCQLPGLKRRIALTQYMQGFGVFSFLLCALSMFALFLDAELPGKWLFGASILSLTLSLVLSLVEVLISTEALSLVVKDLEQAARSGGGA